One genomic window of Eggerthella timonensis includes the following:
- a CDS encoding Tat pathway signal protein — MVTRRSTHANHAKPTVAKKRLANRRTTSDGGALYAGGKANSRGGHVGNVAGYGSGNGSGGRRGGTADVGNVAGYGSGSSIGSAGSHRRSSAASSSSPRSSSNGGANGSGVRVPTPNGGEILLTRRHFLYGALGAGALAAVGGGASVIIEQTKSDPDDDLVVLEVPESAVLSSTSDEFANTFSQVEDPATLMNLVGSFELPYGTLVWASDDDLAACLLPTDTGKPLTQVALLSLDSGAYPIVLEQAVGVDEGFEIYDVRATSSGLIWAEADILDGVWRVYTARSDGASLGNPALVEEGGSEWEMPTIAAVGNRAFWQVLPKASGPKKAEPSLFKRATMGATDTETLWTSIGRMATAPYAAGDSVVITPRTDTSSIHYQLVRLDASTGEARDAMALPTSMKPLEAGYGNTGFMFSFDAGYQHGDGIANLGTYVPAGAVTNGDYSAAPWFRFGRNPTAPPAWCGSYLMVKSLTQVVGINFDTSEWFAFDVKSGADNYGEYLASTGSRDRAVTFTNVDDKPLDGEAKKYCLVRVWMPAS, encoded by the coding sequence ATGGTAACCCGCAGATCAACACACGCTAACCACGCGAAGCCGACCGTTGCAAAGAAACGCCTTGCGAACAGGCGCACCACCTCCGATGGAGGCGCGCTGTACGCCGGCGGCAAAGCCAACTCGCGCGGCGGCCACGTCGGCAACGTGGCCGGATACGGCAGCGGCAACGGAAGCGGCGGCCGTCGCGGCGGCACCGCAGACGTCGGCAACGTGGCCGGGTACGGCAGCGGCAGCTCCATCGGCTCGGCCGGCTCGCATCGGCGCTCGTCCGCCGCATCGTCCTCCTCTCCGCGCAGCTCCTCGAACGGCGGCGCCAACGGAAGCGGCGTGCGCGTCCCTACGCCCAACGGTGGGGAGATTCTGCTCACCCGCCGACACTTCCTGTACGGCGCGCTGGGCGCGGGCGCGCTCGCGGCGGTCGGCGGCGGCGCGTCCGTCATCATCGAGCAGACGAAGAGCGACCCCGACGACGACCTCGTGGTGCTCGAAGTGCCCGAGAGCGCGGTTCTGTCGTCAACCTCCGACGAGTTCGCCAACACGTTCTCCCAGGTCGAAGACCCTGCTACGCTCATGAACCTCGTGGGCAGCTTCGAGCTGCCCTATGGCACGCTCGTTTGGGCGAGCGACGACGACCTGGCCGCGTGCCTGCTGCCCACCGACACCGGCAAGCCCCTAACGCAGGTTGCCCTGCTCTCGCTGGACTCGGGGGCCTACCCCATCGTGCTGGAACAGGCCGTCGGCGTCGACGAGGGCTTCGAGATCTACGACGTGCGCGCCACGTCCTCGGGCCTCATCTGGGCCGAGGCCGACATCCTCGACGGCGTCTGGCGCGTGTACACCGCACGCAGCGACGGCGCTTCCCTGGGCAATCCCGCGCTCGTGGAAGAAGGCGGCAGCGAGTGGGAGATGCCCACCATCGCCGCTGTCGGCAATCGCGCGTTCTGGCAGGTGCTGCCGAAGGCGAGCGGCCCGAAGAAAGCCGAACCTTCGCTGTTCAAGCGCGCAACGATGGGCGCCACCGACACCGAAACGCTGTGGACCTCGATCGGCCGCATGGCGACGGCCCCCTACGCTGCCGGCGATTCCGTGGTAATCACGCCGCGCACCGACACGTCGTCCATCCATTACCAGCTCGTGCGTCTGGATGCGAGCACCGGCGAGGCGCGGGACGCCATGGCTCTGCCCACGTCCATGAAGCCCCTCGAGGCCGGCTACGGCAACACCGGGTTCATGTTCTCGTTCGATGCCGGCTACCAGCACGGCGACGGCATCGCCAACCTGGGCACCTACGTCCCGGCCGGCGCCGTGACGAACGGCGACTACAGCGCGGCCCCGTGGTTCCGCTTCGGCCGCAACCCCACCGCGCCCCCCGCCTGGTGCGGATCGTACCTCATGGTGAAGTCGCTCACGCAGGTCGTGGGCATCAATTTCGACACGAGCGAATGGTTCGCGTTCGACGTGAAAAGCGGCGCCGACAATTACGGCGAGTACCTGGCGTCCACCGGGTCGCGCGACCGCGCGGTCACGTTCACGAACGTCGACGACAAACCCCTCGACGGCGAGGCGAAGAAGTACTGCCTCGTCCGCGTGTGGATGCCGGCCTCCTAG
- a CDS encoding response regulator transcription factor produces MSNETRRILLVEDEKAIRDAVTAYLERENYWVTAVGDGQEALEEFSKHHFDLVILDLMLPRVPGERVCRAIRDNSDVPIIMLTAKGEVEDRIIGLELGADDYLVKPFSPRELVARARALLRRVHADSEPQREVLEFGELTIDVSGHKVLVNNEEIDLTASEFKLLTTLSRYPGRVYSRMELVEKVLGYDFEGYERTIDSHVKNLRAKIGDNPRSPKWLHTVHGVGYRFEDPTKVAQ; encoded by the coding sequence ATGAGCAACGAAACACGACGCATCCTTTTGGTTGAAGACGAAAAGGCCATCCGCGACGCCGTGACGGCCTACCTCGAACGAGAGAATTACTGGGTGACGGCGGTCGGCGACGGTCAGGAGGCGCTCGAGGAGTTCTCGAAGCACCATTTCGACCTGGTCATCCTCGACCTCATGCTGCCCCGCGTGCCGGGCGAGCGCGTCTGCCGCGCCATCCGCGACAACTCCGACGTGCCCATTATCATGCTCACCGCTAAGGGCGAGGTGGAAGACCGCATCATCGGTCTGGAGCTGGGCGCCGATGACTACCTGGTGAAGCCGTTCAGCCCCCGCGAGCTGGTTGCTCGCGCCCGCGCGCTTCTGCGCCGCGTGCACGCCGATTCCGAGCCGCAGCGCGAAGTACTGGAGTTCGGCGAGCTCACCATCGACGTGTCGGGCCATAAAGTGCTGGTCAACAACGAGGAGATCGACCTCACCGCCAGCGAGTTCAAGCTGCTCACCACGCTGTCCCGCTACCCGGGCCGCGTGTACTCGCGCATGGAGCTGGTGGAGAAGGTGCTCGGCTACGACTTCGAGGGCTACGAGCGCACCATCGACTCGCACGTGAAGAACCTGCGCGCGAAGATCGGCGACAACCCGCGGAGCCCGAAGTGGCTGCACACCGTGCACGGTGTGGGTTATCGCTTCGAGGATCCCACGAAGGTTGCGCAGTAA
- a CDS encoding sensor histidine kinase codes for MRETNEQAPSSTVDAPEASQPAVERLTVDADASAGATGPIVVPHEGTGKKRRSIRFGWDNLTYTTRVTAAFAFIAAMTALVAIGVLSFVWEQHFQTYTQANIKKLAESTAEQIAEIYADTGSFDNAGVGTVAGYAAKLNGVGVKIFDNQTGSVVYDSTTASSEDTGGMPNRDYSRGSLAPPPGDSDQIAMAPIVVDNAAIGSVHMWVYGSEALLSQTDEEFRDNSYQAMIFATALAIVLASCIGFLFARTLVSPINRMTTTAKAIKEGDLSARTELHGEDEIAHLGETFDAMADSIERDRELERRLTTDVAHELRTPLMAIQSTVEAMVDGVFEADEERLETVNSEVQRLSRLVDAILKLSRLESRSTPMKKEVVNVGELIAGIVATHEAFVADSGLTLKYEMEQGVRVLGDADMIRQATANLISNAVRYTPEGGLITVRVKRGDIMASISVQDTGIGLSPDEAKMVFSRFWRADAGRTRESGGLGIGLSVVKEIVERHNGWVQVEGRKGEGACFTIHIPLYQGDDQQRGQKSQKSRGKSRKDQK; via the coding sequence GTGCGAGAAACCAACGAACAGGCTCCTTCATCTACCGTAGATGCACCTGAAGCATCGCAGCCCGCGGTCGAGCGCTTGACGGTCGACGCGGACGCGAGCGCCGGGGCCACCGGACCCATCGTGGTGCCGCACGAGGGCACCGGCAAGAAACGCCGCAGCATCCGCTTCGGCTGGGACAATCTGACGTACACGACGCGCGTCACGGCGGCGTTCGCTTTCATCGCAGCCATGACCGCGCTCGTGGCCATCGGCGTGCTGTCGTTCGTGTGGGAGCAGCACTTCCAAACGTACACGCAGGCCAACATCAAGAAGCTCGCCGAATCCACGGCCGAGCAGATCGCCGAGATCTACGCGGACACGGGATCGTTCGACAACGCCGGCGTCGGAACCGTGGCGGGATACGCTGCGAAGCTGAACGGCGTGGGCGTCAAGATCTTCGACAACCAAACGGGGAGCGTCGTGTATGATTCCACGACGGCGTCCAGCGAAGATACCGGCGGCATGCCGAACAGGGATTACAGTCGCGGGTCGCTGGCTCCGCCGCCAGGCGACAGCGACCAGATTGCCATGGCGCCCATCGTCGTCGACAACGCCGCCATCGGATCCGTTCACATGTGGGTCTACGGTTCCGAAGCGCTTCTGAGCCAGACCGACGAGGAGTTCCGCGACAACTCGTACCAGGCCATGATCTTTGCGACGGCGCTCGCCATCGTGCTGGCCTCGTGCATCGGCTTTTTGTTCGCACGCACCCTGGTCAGCCCCATAAACCGCATGACTACCACCGCGAAGGCCATCAAGGAAGGCGACCTGTCGGCCCGTACCGAGCTGCACGGCGAGGACGAGATCGCCCACCTGGGCGAGACGTTCGACGCGATGGCCGACTCCATCGAGCGCGACCGCGAGCTCGAACGCCGCTTGACCACCGACGTGGCGCACGAGCTGCGCACGCCGCTCATGGCCATCCAGTCCACCGTGGAAGCGATGGTGGACGGCGTGTTCGAAGCCGACGAAGAGCGCTTGGAAACGGTGAATTCCGAGGTCCAGCGCCTGAGCCGCCTCGTCGACGCCATCTTGAAGCTGTCGCGTCTGGAAAGCCGCTCCACGCCCATGAAGAAGGAAGTGGTCAACGTGGGCGAGCTGATCGCCGGCATCGTGGCCACGCACGAGGCGTTCGTGGCCGATTCGGGCCTCACGTTGAAGTACGAGATGGAGCAGGGCGTGCGCGTTCTGGGCGATGCGGACATGATTCGCCAGGCCACCGCCAACCTCATCTCGAACGCCGTGCGCTACACGCCCGAGGGCGGCTTGATCACCGTGCGCGTGAAGCGCGGCGACATCATGGCGTCCATCAGCGTGCAGGATACGGGCATCGGCCTGTCGCCCGACGAGGCGAAGATGGTGTTCTCGCGTTTCTGGCGCGCCGACGCGGGCCGCACCCGCGAGAGCGGCGGACTCGGCATCGGCCTGTCCGTGGTGAAGGAAATCGTCGAGCGCCACAACGGGTGGGTGCAGGTGGAAGGACGCAAGGGAGAGGGCGCGTGCTTCACCATCCACATCCCGCTGTACCAGGGCGACGATCAGCAGCGTGGGCAGAAATCGCAAAAATCGCGCGGGAAGTCGCGTAAAGATCAGAAATAG
- a CDS encoding phosphoribosylaminoimidazolesuccinocarboxamide synthase, with protein sequence MTGIDIKPDAQGKVRDLYDLGDKLLLVATDRISAFDYILEDEIPHKGAVLTQLSCFWFELLDGVVENHLISSDVADLPEQFKPYADYLRGRFMLVKKADMFPAECIVRGYLAGSGLKEYQKQGTVCGIELPEGLVNSSKLPEPIFTPSTKAEIGDHDENISFERLVEIIGEDDASQLRDLALKVYTTARDHAAERGVIIADTKFEFGRLNGQIILADEVLTPDSSRFWPGDEYAEGKDQPSFDKQFVRDWLNANWDRQGNPPRLPQDIIDRTSEKYIQAYERITGRKFVY encoded by the coding sequence ATGACCGGAATCGACATCAAGCCCGATGCGCAGGGCAAAGTCCGCGACCTGTACGACCTGGGCGACAAGCTGCTGCTTGTGGCGACGGACCGCATCTCGGCGTTCGATTACATCCTGGAAGACGAGATCCCCCACAAGGGCGCGGTGCTCACGCAGCTGTCGTGCTTCTGGTTCGAGCTCCTGGACGGCGTGGTGGAGAACCACCTCATCTCCTCCGACGTGGCCGACCTGCCCGAGCAGTTCAAGCCCTATGCCGACTACCTGCGTGGACGTTTCATGCTGGTGAAGAAGGCCGACATGTTCCCCGCCGAGTGCATCGTGCGCGGTTACCTGGCCGGCAGCGGCCTCAAAGAGTATCAGAAGCAGGGCACCGTGTGCGGCATCGAGCTGCCCGAGGGCCTCGTGAACTCGTCGAAGCTGCCCGAGCCCATCTTCACGCCGTCGACGAAGGCCGAGATCGGCGACCATGACGAGAACATCAGCTTCGAGCGTCTCGTGGAGATCATCGGCGAGGACGACGCCTCCCAGCTGCGCGACCTTGCGCTGAAGGTGTATACCACGGCGCGCGACCATGCGGCCGAGCGCGGCGTGATCATCGCCGACACGAAGTTCGAGTTCGGACGGCTGAACGGCCAGATCATCCTTGCCGACGAGGTGCTGACCCCCGACTCGTCCCGCTTCTGGCCGGGCGACGAGTACGCCGAGGGCAAGGATCAGCCCAGCTTCGACAAGCAGTTCGTGCGCGACTGGCTGAACGCCAACTGGGATCGCCAGGGCAACCCGCCCCGCCTGCCCCAGGACATCATCGATCGCACGAGCGAGAAGTACATCCAGGCCTACGAGCGTATAACGGGTCGTAAGTTCGTCTACTAA